The genomic DNA TCCTCGTCGCGCGTCATCAACACCTGCGCGCCCAGGTCCTTCTCCAGGTGTGTCCGCAGCCGGCGGGCGATCTGCAGGGCGATGTCCTTCTCGAGGACGCCCTTGGGGCTGGTGGCGCCCTCCTTGGCGCCGCCATGGCCGGGGTCCACCACGATGCGGGCCGGACGCTCGGCCGCGCGCGAGGACACGGGAGCCAGAAGGGACGCGAGGGACAGGACGAGCGCGAGGGGGCGGACCATCATGGCGCGCCGATCGTAGCGGAGACCGCGCGCCCCCGCGAATCCACACGCTCCCTCGCTTCCCCGGGGGCGCCCTACCCGACGACCTCGACGCCGGCCCGGCCCTCGCCCACCTCGCCGATGAGGGCCACGTCCACCTGGGCCCGCTCCAGCGCCCGGTAGGCCTTGGCCGCGTCCCGCGCGGGCACCGAGGCCAGCAGGCCGCCGTTCGTCTGGGCATCGGCGAGCACCCACTGGATGTCCTCGGGCAGGCCCTTGGGGAAGCGCACCTTCTTGGCCACGTGGGCCAGGTTCGACTTCGTACCGCCCGGCACCACGCCCTGCTGCGCCAGCGCGGGCACCTCCGCGAGGATGGGGATGCGCTCCAGGTCCAGGAAGGCCCGGGCCTTGGCGGCCGTCATCATCTCCAGCAGGTGCCCGAGCAGGCCGAAGCCCGTCACGTCCGTGAGGGCGTTCACCTTGAACTTGCCCGAGGCGAACACCTCACCCGCCTTGCGGTTGAGCGTCGACATCTGCGCCACCACGCGCTCCGTCAACTCCTCGGAGGCGAGTCCGCGCTTGATGGCCGTGGTGGCGATGCCGGTGCCCAGGGGCTTGGTGAGCAGCAGCACGTCCCCGGGCTTCGCGCCCGCGTTGGTCAGCACCTTCTTCGGGTGCACGCTGCCCGTCACCGCCAGCCCATACTTGGGCTCCTCGTCCTGGATGGAGTGGCCGCCCAGGATGGGAATGCCGGCCTCGTCCGCCTTGGACTGGCCCCCCGCGAGGATCTTCGACAGCTCCTCGAGCGGACGATCCTTGGGGAAGCACACCAGGTTGAGCGCGAAGAGGGGCTTGGCCCCCATGGCGTAGATGTCCGACAGCGCGTTGGCCGCCGCGATGGCGCCGAACTGGAACGGGTCGTCCACCAACGGTGGGAAGAAATCCACCGTGCTCACCATCGCCAGACCGGGCGCCACCCGGTACACGGCCGCGTCATCGTGGGTGTTGAAGCCCACCAAGGCCTTCGCGTTCTTCGTGGGCTTCAACTGCCGCAGGACCTGCGAGAGATCCGCGGCCTGGAGCTTGGCCGCGCATCCCGCGCAGTGGGCCAGCTCCGTCAGCCGGCGCGGAGCTTTTTGCTCGGACACCCAGGGCTCCAATCAGCTGGCGCGCACGTAGTCGCGCTTGATGAGTTGCAACACCGTCTCGGCCGCCACCACGTCGTCCTGCTCGGCGTGGTTGAGCACCGCGCCCAGCGAGCCGTGGTTGTGCACCAGTTGCAGCACGTCCAGGAGCTCCGGCGTCAGCTCGCGCAGGGGCGCCGTCATGGGCGAGGCCAGCGACAGCCGGGCGTTCATGGCGGGCAGCTCCTTCTGGATGCGCTTGTACTCATCCAGCTGGCGCAGCGCGTCCATGAGGAGCGCCTCGGTGGACGAGTCCAGCTCCACCATGAACTCCTGGGGATCCGCCGGCCGCAGCTCGAAGTCACCGTGTTCCCAGGTGATGATGCGGTTGAAGCTCTTCTGCGGACCCAGGTTGTGGTTCTCGTCGATGACGGCGTAGTACACGCGGCCCTGGCGCAGGTAGATCTTGCCCTCCTGCTCGTTGCCCACCACCAGCACGCCGTTCTTCTTGGACGTGTGGAAGAGCTGGAGCAGGTCCGGCAGGGGAATCTCCTCGATCTTGCCCGTCATGGACGAGGCCTTCGTCGAGGTGCGGGCCGCCTGCACCGCGGCCTCCTCCAGCCGTTGCTTGGCGACGACCTCGTCGACCTCGCCCGCGCCCGCTCCCTGGAGGATGAGCTTGAGGATGGACGTGCCGATGAGGATGCGGTCGCCCTCCTTGAGGGTCGACTGCTTGACCTTCTCGCCGTTGACGAACGTGCCGTTGGTCGAGCCCAGGTCCTCGATGGAGATCTGCCCGGTGCCGTTCACCATGATGCGCGCGTGCTTGCGCGACACCATGTCCTCGACGAGCACCATGTCGAGTTCGCTGGAACGGCCGATGACGATCTGCTTCTCGGCCTTCAGCGGGAACTCACCTCCCTGGTACTTGCCGGAGATGAACTTGAGCGCGAATGTCTTCGCCGGAGTCGGAGTGCTCACGGTGCTGCGACCTCGATGGTGGGGAATGCCATGGCCCTCGTCCCGCTCCCGTCCAATGACCCGAACACCCGCGGAGCCCGTTGAGAAACGCCGCCTAGCCTACATGAGACCGGGCGAAAAAAAGAATTCCTCCTCACGACGAATCAACGACAACGCACGCTCCCCCCTGTCGTCCACCGGTCTGGAGGGCAATTCTCCTTCCAGGCGCCACGCCTCCGTGACCATGGCGTCATCCCGCTCGAGCCGCAGGTACCAGGCCTCCACCCGCAGGCGGCGCTTCTGAAGCGCCAACACCCGCTCCAGCTCCTCCTGCCCCGCCCCACTCCCCGCGTCCGGGTCCTTCACCCCGAGCAGAGACGTCAGGCGCTCGCGATCCCCGGCCTCCAGGGCGCGGCGCCGGGACTCCAGGGCCAGGAGCGCCGCCGCCAGGCGGGGGGTGGGCAGTCCCTCGGGCACCCACTCCCGGCCCCGTCGCACGAAGGGCACCCGCTCCACGCCCAGCGAACTGACCCGGGTGCGTCCCAGCGAGCCCTGGAGATCCAGGGTCGTCCAGGCCACGGCGCGCTCGCCCCCCGGCGCCACGTCGATCGTGATGCGCGCGAAGTGGTGCGTCTGGACCTTCAGGGGCTCGGCCACTCCGGGCAGGCGCAGGCTCAGCCCGTCGCGCTCGGTCGTCTTGAGCCAGGTGATGATCTCCACCTCCGGTCCGGTCGCGAGCCCCAGCATCCGGGGGGCCAACACCAGCACGGCGACGCCAGCGGCCAGCACCGCGATCAGCACGCCGCCCTTGCGGCTCCAGTCCTCGCTCGGACTCACGAGCCCATCATCCGCCGGGCGCGCTCGGCGGCGGGAGACCCCGGCAGGCGCTCGATGACACGCTCCAGCGTCTTGCGCGCCTGCTCGGCGTCATTGAGCCGCACATAGGCCGAGTGGAGCTCGAACAGGGCCGCCTCCTCCAGGCTCGTGCCAGGGTAGTCCTTGAGCAGCCCCTCCAGCCGCTGCACCACCGCCTTCCACCGCTCGCGCCTGGCGTAGAAGGACGCCACGTACATCTCATGCTCGGCCAGGCGCAGGCGCGTCTTCTCGAGGTTCTCCTTCGCCTCGGGGATGTACTGGGAGCGCGGGTACTGGCGGATGAAGTCGCTGAGCGACGCGAGCGCCGCGAGCACCTCGGTCTGATCCTTCTCCTTCGAGGGAGGCAGGAGGAAGAAGTCCGTGGGGACATCCGCGAAGTGAGTCAGGGCCGAGCGGTAGGCGGCGTAATCCACCTTGGGGTGGGTGGGATGCAGCTTGATGAAGGTCTGGAACTTCTCGCGCGCCTCGGGGTAGCGCTCCTGGGAGAAGTTGAGGTCTCCCAGCTTGAGTTCCGCCTCGTTGGCCGCCTCGAGGTAGGGGAACTTGGTGCGCACGTACTCGTAGTACTTCTCCGCCTGGAGGAAGTCCTTGCGCTCCAGGGCCTCGTCGCCCAGGCGGATGTTGGAATCGGCCGCTGAGGCGTAGTCGGGCTCCCCGGGCTGGCCGGAGGTGAGGGCGGCGCAGCCAGCGGCGGCGCACAGGACGGCGGACAGGCAGACAGCTCGAAAGAGACGCATGGAGCGGGACAAGCTAGTCGTCCGGCCCCGAAGGTTCCAGCGTCGCGTCACCCAGAAGCCGATGGATGACCTCCTCGGAGAAACCCCGGCTGAACAGGAGGCGGCCCGCCCGGGCCCTGTCCTTGGGGGCGAGCACGCGGCCCAGGAGGCCCCGCTGCTCCAGCACCTGGCGTGCGGAAGCCTCCGCGTCGAACCCGAGCTCTCCGCTGGCCGAGGCCACCGCCTCGCTCGCCGCCTCCCGGCTCAACCCGTGGGCCTGGAGCCGCTCCTCGACGGCCCGGGGGCCATACCTGCCGCGCCGCAACAGCACCTCGGCCCGGTCCCGGGCGAAGCGCGCGTCATCCAGGTACCCGAAGCCCTCCACCCGGCTCAGGGCCCGCTCACGCACCGGCTCGGAGAAGCCCTTGCGCTCGAGCGCCAGGAGCAATTCGTGCCGGCTGCGCCCGCGCACGGACAACAGCTTCAGGCAAGCGTCCGTCGCTCGCCCGACGTCCTCGGCGGTGGGATCCTCGGAGTCCATCGCCGGGTATCTAGCATGTGCTAACAGGCGCGGCATGCACCCCCTCATCGCCCGCTACCTCAGCCCCGAAGCCGCCCGAGACACCCTCCAGAAGGAGAAGGACGGCGCGCCACTCGAGCCCGAGGAGCGGCTGTTCGTCCAGACCGCCAACGCCCACCCCGACAAGCGCGGCATCCTCCTGGGAGGCAAGGACAAGCGCCGCCTCTCCTCGGACGCCGAGGCCGCCGTCATCTTCCTGGCCGCCTACGCCGCCACGCGCGCGCTCGCCGAGGACCCCACCCTCGCTCCGGCGACGGCCAAGGCCCGCGAGGCGCTCGCGGCCGAGGGCGCCAGCGAGGACGAGACGGACGCCTTCATCGCCTCCATCCTCATGGAGGAGGCCTTCGGCTACGAGCAGGAGGTGGAGTCCTTCGACAGCACCTATGTCCAGGAGACGCTCGGCGAGGTCCCCGCCCTGGCGGCGCTCAGCCGCGAGCAGGTGGACGCGCTCATCATCGGCCTGGAGCGCTCGGCACGGGACGAGAAAGAGCGCGACGCGCGGGCGCGCGTGTCCCGGGCCCTGGTGAACGTCGCCTGGGAGGAAGGCCCCACCCCCATCAACCCCGAGCACATCGAGGCGCTCTACGAGGCGGAGATCGAGGGCAAGCCCGAGGCCGAGATGGAAGCCGGCCTGCGGGCCACCGTGGACTTCCTGCAGGTGCTGGCACGCGAGGGGCTCATCGGCCCCCAGCGGCTCTCGCGCCTGCGCGCCCAGCTCGGGGACGAGGAGGCGTAAGCCTCCGCCTCCCCCTAGAAGCGCTCGATCTGGAAGTCGTCGTCGGCCGCGGCCGCCGGAGCGGGAGCCGGGGCCGGAGCGGGCGCGGCGCGAGCCGGAGTGCCCTGCACCGTGGGCACGCCCGTCCGGGAGCCGGCGGCGGGCGGAGTGCCCTGCACCGTGGGCACGCCCGTCCGGGAGCCGGCGACTGGAATGGCCGGACGCGACGCGGGCCCCTGCACCGAGGGAATGGCCGGACGAGAGCCCGTGACGGGCCGGGGCGTCGCCGCGGGCGCCGGTGCGGCTGGCTGGTTCTGCTGGCCGAAGGACGCCGAGCCCGGGATGGGACGATCGCCCCCGCCCTCGAAGTTGTCCCACTTCGAGTCCGAGGTGGCGCTGATGCCCGAGAAGCGCAGCGCGAAGTCGTCCGGGTTGCTCGACTGGCGGTGGGCCTCCTCGTAGGTGACGAGCCCCTGCTTCACCAGCGACATCAGCGACTGGTCGAAGGTCTGCATTCCGTAGCTGTCGGAGCCCTGGGAGATGGCGTCGGAGATCTCCTTGGTGCGGTCCTTGTCCTCGATGAGCTCCTTCACGCGCGAGGTGCAGCGGAGCACTTCCACCGCGGCCACGCGGCCCTTGCCATCCGCGCGCGGCACCAGCCGCTGGCTCACCACCGCCTTGAGCACGCTCGCCAACTGGATGCGCACCTGCTTCTGCTGGTACGGCGGGAAGGCCGACACGACGCGGTTGATGGTCTCCGTGGCGTCCAGCGTGTGCAGCGTGGACATCACCAGGTGGCCCGTCTCCGCCGCCGAGAGCGCCGTTTCGATCGTCTCGTGGTCACGCATTTCTCCCACGAGGATGACGTCCGGATCCTGGCGCAGCGCGCTCTTGAGCGCCTGGGCGAAGGACATCGTGTCCACGCCCACCTCGCGCTGGTTCACGATGGAGCGCTTGTCACGGATGAGGAACTCGATGGGATCCTCGATCGTCATGATGTGACTGGTCTCGGTCGCGTTGATGTGATCGATCATCCCCGCGAGCGTGGTGCTCTTGCCCGAACCCGTGGTGCCCGTGACGAGGATGAGACCGCGCTCCTCCAGGCAGATCTTCTCCAGGATGGGGGGCAGCAAGAGATCCTTGATGGTCATCACCTTGAAGGGAATGACGCGAAGGACCGCGCCCACGGTGCCACGCTGCTGGAAGACGTTGACACGGAAACGACCCAGGCCGGGCACTCCGTACGCCAGGTCCACTTCGTTGCTCTGCTTGAACTTTTCCTTCTGGAACTCGTTCATGATCCCGAAGGCCATGCGCGCCACCTCCTCGGGAGGCAGCCGCTTGCCATCCTTCAGGGGCATCAGCGAGCCGTCGACACGAAACATGGGCGGCAGACCCGCCTTGAGATGAATGTCGGAGGCACCACCGCGGAGCGCGATCTGGAGGATTTCGTTGAGTTCCATGGATGGGCCGAATGGTACACGGTCCACCCAAGGCTTGAGGAGCCCCCGCGCGCGGGCTCGTCTGCCCGCCGCCCGAGGCCCGCCAAAGCACAACGGCGGAGGCCCCCCGAGAGGACCCCCGCCGCCGCGTACTGTCCAGCGAAGCCGGAAGGCTTAGCGCTTGGAGAACTGGAACCGGCGACGCGCGCCCGGCTGACCGTACTTCTTGCGCTCGACGGCGCGGGCATCACGCGTGAGGAAGCCGGCCTTCTTGAGGGGCGGACGGAAGTCCGGGTTGTAGTTGCACAGCGCGCGGGCGAGGCCGTGGCGGATGGCGCCGGCCTGACCACTCAGACCTCCGCCACGCACGTTGACCTCGATGTCGATCTTGCCCTTCTGCTCGAGCACATCCAGGGGCTGGTTGAGCACCATCTTGGAGGTCTCGCGGCCGAAGTACACGTTGATGTCGCGGCCGTTGATCGTCACAACGCCGGTGCCCGGGCGGATCCACACGCGCGCGGTGGCCTCCTTGCGGCGGCCCGTGCCATAAAAACCCTTGTCGGTGGCGGTAGCCATGTCGTCTCTTCTCTAAAGGTGCGGAAAGTGTGGGAAGGAAGGAGCCCTTACGCTTCGACTTCGCGAGCCACCGGCTGCTGCGCGGCGTGCGGGTGCGTGTCGCCAGCGTAGACCTTGAGCTTGGTCATCATCTGACGGCCCAGCGCGTTGCGCGGCAGCATGCGGCGCACGGCGTTGGTGATGATGTCCTCGGGGTGGCGCACCCGCAGCTTGGCCAGGTTGGTGCTCTTGAGGGCACCCGGGAAACCGGCGCGGGGGTGCCGGTAGTACATCTTGTCCTGCTCCTTCGTCCCCGTGACGCGCACCTTGTCCGCGTTGATCACGATGACATGGTCACCCGTGTCGATGGACGGGGTGTACATCGGCTTGTGCTTGCCCTTGAGAAGGGTCGCGATCTGGCTGGCGGCGCGTCCGAGCACCTTGTCCTTCAGATCGATCACGTGCCACTGGCGCTTGATATCCGCCGGCTTCGCACTGTAGGTCCGCTGCGACATTGTTTGAACTCCAAAACTTGGGTGGCGCCTTCAAGCGCCTGAGCCAAAGCAACCGCGGGTCGACCCTGGGAACTTCCAAGGTGGCCCGGAAAGGCCGACCGTCTTAGAGGGGGGCGGGAGGCAAGTCAAGGTCGCACTGCGCGCTAGCGCACCGCGCGCGCCGTTCCCGGAGGAGAGGAGACCGGTCCGGAAGGACCCTCCCCCCCTCCTGGCACCCGAGGTGCCACTCCCCCGCCCGCCTGGGGGGCCTTGAAGCGCTCCTTCAAGTTGGCGAAGAAGTTCTGCTCCTGAGCGGTAGGCGGGCCCTTACGCGGTGCGTCCAGGTCCAGCACCTCCACCAGCTCCGGGGGAATGTCGTCCAGGAAGCGCGAGGGGGTGCGCGGCACCTCCTTGCCCCGCTTCACGCGCATGGCGGAGCGGGTGAGGTAGAGCGCTTCCTTGGCCCGGGTGATGCCCACGTAGCAGAGCCGGCGCTCCTCCTCGAGGTTCTGCGCCTCGCCCTGCATGCCCTTGTGGGGCATCAACTCCTCCTCCATCCCGATGAAGAAGACCACCCGGAACTCCAGGCCCTTGGAGGCGTGGATCGTCATCAGGGTGATGGCCTTGTTGCCTCCGGGGGCTTCCTCCTCTTCCTGGCGGGTGTCCAGACTCAACCGGTTGAGGTAGGTGAGCAGGCTCGCCTTGGGGCCCTCGCGCTTCTCGAAGGTCTCCAGGGAGTTGATGACGAAGTCGATGGACGCGAGCTTGCGCTCGGCGCTCGCCTGCGAGCTCGTCAGGGACTTCGCGTCGTCCTTGTAGCCAATCTCCTCCAGGAGCTGGCGCGTCACCTGGGCCAGGTGGCCGTGCTCATAGCTCTCCCGGTAGCG from Melittangium boletus DSM 14713 includes the following:
- a CDS encoding type IV pilus twitching motility protein PilT, whose product is MELNEILQIALRGGASDIHLKAGLPPMFRVDGSLMPLKDGKRLPPEEVARMAFGIMNEFQKEKFKQSNEVDLAYGVPGLGRFRVNVFQQRGTVGAVLRVIPFKVMTIKDLLLPPILEKICLEERGLILVTGTTGSGKSTTLAGMIDHINATETSHIMTIEDPIEFLIRDKRSIVNQREVGVDTMSFAQALKSALRQDPDVILVGEMRDHETIETALSAAETGHLVMSTLHTLDATETINRVVSAFPPYQQKQVRIQLASVLKAVVSQRLVPRADGKGRVAAVEVLRCTSRVKELIEDKDRTKEISDAISQGSDSYGMQTFDQSLMSLVKQGLVTYEEAHRQSSNPDDFALRFSGISATSDSKWDNFEGGGDRPIPGSASFGQQNQPAAPAPAATPRPVTGSRPAIPSVQGPASRPAIPVAGSRTGVPTVQGTPPAAGSRTGVPTVQGTPARAAPAPAPAPAPAAAADDDFQIERF
- the selD gene encoding selenide, water dikinase SelD: MSEQKAPRRLTELAHCAGCAAKLQAADLSQVLRQLKPTKNAKALVGFNTHDDAAVYRVAPGLAMVSTVDFFPPLVDDPFQFGAIAAANALSDIYAMGAKPLFALNLVCFPKDRPLEELSKILAGGQSKADEAGIPILGGHSIQDEEPKYGLAVTGSVHPKKVLTNAGAKPGDVLLLTKPLGTGIATTAIKRGLASEELTERVVAQMSTLNRKAGEVFASGKFKVNALTDVTGFGLLGHLLEMMTAAKARAFLDLERIPILAEVPALAQQGVVPGGTKSNLAHVAKKVRFPKGLPEDIQWVLADAQTNGGLLASVPARDAAKAYRALERAQVDVALIGEVGEGRAGVEVVG
- the rpsI gene encoding 30S ribosomal protein S9; translated protein: MATATDKGFYGTGRRKEATARVWIRPGTGVVTINGRDINVYFGRETSKMVLNQPLDVLEQKGKIDIEVNVRGGGLSGQAGAIRHGLARALCNYNPDFRPPLKKAGFLTRDARAVERKKYGQPGARRRFQFSKR
- a CDS encoding DUF4388 domain-containing protein — its product is MSTPTPAKTFALKFISGKYQGGEFPLKAEKQIVIGRSSELDMVLVEDMVSRKHARIMVNGTGQISIEDLGSTNGTFVNGEKVKQSTLKEGDRILIGTSILKLILQGAGAGEVDEVVAKQRLEEAAVQAARTSTKASSMTGKIEEIPLPDLLQLFHTSKKNGVLVVGNEQEGKIYLRQGRVYYAVIDENHNLGPQKSFNRIITWEHGDFELRPADPQEFMVELDSSTEALLMDALRQLDEYKRIQKELPAMNARLSLASPMTAPLRELTPELLDVLQLVHNHGSLGAVLNHAEQDDVVAAETVLQLIKRDYVRAS
- a CDS encoding outer membrane protein assembly factor BamD — translated: MRLFRAVCLSAVLCAAAGCAALTSGQPGEPDYASAADSNIRLGDEALERKDFLQAEKYYEYVRTKFPYLEAANEAELKLGDLNFSQERYPEAREKFQTFIKLHPTHPKVDYAAYRSALTHFADVPTDFFLLPPSKEKDQTEVLAALASLSDFIRQYPRSQYIPEAKENLEKTRLRLAEHEMYVASFYARRERWKAVVQRLEGLLKDYPGTSLEEAALFELHSAYVRLNDAEQARKTLERVIERLPGSPAAERARRMMGS
- the rplM gene encoding 50S ribosomal protein L13, with amino-acid sequence MSQRTYSAKPADIKRQWHVIDLKDKVLGRAASQIATLLKGKHKPMYTPSIDTGDHVIVINADKVRVTGTKEQDKMYYRHPRAGFPGALKSTNLAKLRVRHPEDIITNAVRRMLPRNALGRQMMTKLKVYAGDTHPHAAQQPVAREVEA
- a CDS encoding regulatory protein RecX, with the protein product MDSEDPTAEDVGRATDACLKLLSVRGRSRHELLLALERKGFSEPVRERALSRVEGFGYLDDARFARDRAEVLLRRGRYGPRAVEERLQAHGLSREAASEAVASASGELGFDAEASARQVLEQRGLLGRVLAPKDRARAGRLLFSRGFSEEVIHRLLGDATLEPSGPDD